Proteins found in one Pelmatolapia mariae isolate MD_Pm_ZW linkage group LG7, Pm_UMD_F_2, whole genome shotgun sequence genomic segment:
- the phlda2 gene encoding pleckstrin homology-like domain family A member 2 — MKMSAAEICQVLKEGELEKRSDNLLQFWKRKTCVLTTDSLNIYPDTQKRSKGKELKLQSIKKVDCVERTGKFVYFTIVTTDNKEIDFRCSGEENCWNAVITMALIDYQNRKAIQDFKTRQDNESASPGQQERRMARAP; from the coding sequence ATGAAAATGTCAGCGGCAGAGATCTGCCAGGTTCTCAAGGAGGGAGAGCTGGAGAAGAGGAGCGACAACCTACTCCAGTTTTGGAAGAGGAAGACGTGCGTCCTGACCACGGACAGTCTCAACATTTACCCCGACACGCAGAAGCGCTCCAAGGGCAAGGAGCTCAAACTGCAGTCCATCAAGAAAGTAGACTGCGTGGAGCGCACCGGCAAGTTCGTCTATTTCACCATCGTGACCACAGACAATAAAGAGATCGATTTCCGGTGCTCCGGAGAGGAGAACTGCTGGAACGCAGTGATCACCATGGCCCTGATTGATTACCAGAACAGAAAAGCCATCCAGGACTTTAAAACGAGACAGGACAACGAGAGTGCGTCGCCGGGACAGCAGGAAAGACGCATGGCGAGAGCGCCCTGA